In Montipora capricornis isolate CH-2021 chromosome 4, ASM3666992v2, whole genome shotgun sequence, a single genomic region encodes these proteins:
- the LOC138045569 gene encoding uncharacterized protein, with the protein MRVFVLYKGSRHLVDVAVGQTVSDIKGILRKKFDLDTVQNEDGENDMLLTLNYAGSNLEDDWVFTDISIPPGATLRCELVENIKTYLNVSCSYSNETLQFSEWFDVWDTKVGDLKTMITEKTGLHVSVFRLVSPEGKEMYDCHPLKKYFVDYGDTILLETWNGWGKFLRAATLGQLTPTLKHMVSINDDPLVCKYQLRVALFIAAHFNYSQLAAQLIKSGARCDEPVGQHPVREWCNKDVHPDHLKTPVHEAAQQGSLNCLQKFVHHNYACILVKDINGLTPCNIARRYNQTECFKLLIAEQFRSRSTSGLSLGIYWRVRKWCERARDRAIVFHKHSPNPLLLEMEHRNSRNAVVGQKVQVDGFGENMQTGASKLQLSMALKSNKNKAFTGVEANARMKSIRDAENFTENDVFQSLTYTANEDVAAIAVNSAISNESAAEIANITKKRLISANCSLPIVHKIAHHHGETSDPETSVNEKLQIKKESQTKPTALSKNHYKAYRWKEADVSNKEVQSEVACFCQEHKENNEKRPQPIEKINDLPLIKTNTSLVGANKSDKMPNIQIRDDCGETRTPEERKRDFFVTQKAAVNLESRRNKTEISDTKEFDTNKELEKIPLINPVNASSNYSRSDDPHFKLKSAKSSKSDGELIKHRRSRSLSSTRHRPSSNLTGRRRASSNEELSLQFMRMFNRVTGHDLREAAKESMDVAMTFRKKRWLQRVNMAIEFNNNTFIRQLESYRSKRKESHAS; encoded by the coding sequence ATGAGAGTTTTCGTGCTTTATAAAGGCAGCAGACATTTGGTAGATGTCGCAGTTGGTCAAACAGTGAGCGATATCAAAGGTATACTCCGAAAGAAATTTGATCTGGATACAGTACAGAATGAAGATGGAGAGAATGATATGTTATTGACACTTAACTATGCTGGATCGAACTTGGAGGATGACTGGGTGTTTACAGACATAAGTATTCCACCAGGAGCTACTCTTCGATGCGAGCTTGTGGAAAACATCAAGACGTATTTAAATGTGAGCTGTTCGTATTCCAACGAAACGCTCCAATTCAGCGAATGGTTTGATGTCTGGGACACGAAAGTTGGCGATCTTAAAACGATGATTACTGAGAAAACAGGTTTACATGTTAGTGTATTTCGACTCGTTTCCCCGGAAGGGAAAGAGATGTACGATTGTCATCCACTGAAAAAGTACTTCGTTGATTATGGAGATACCATTCTGTTAGAGACTTGGAATGGCTGGGGCAAGTTCCTTCGGGCGGCGACTTTGGGTCAGCTTACGCCAACTTTGAAACACATGGTTAGTATTAACGACGACCCGTTAGTCTGCAAGTACCAGCTTCGAGTCGCGTTATTCATCGCAGCACATTTTAACTACTCTCAACTCGCAGCCCAGCTCATCAAAAGCGGTGCCCGATGTGACGAGCCGGTTGGGCAACATCCTGTCAGAGAGTGGTGCAACAAAGATGTTCACCCGGATCACTTGAAAACTCCCGTTCACGAAGCGGCGCAGCAGGGAAGCTTGAactgtttacaaaaatttgtCCACCACAACTACGCGTGCATCCTTGTCAAGGATATTAATGGCCTGACTCCGTGTAACATCGCACGGCGGTACAACCAAACGGAATGTTTTAAGCTCTTAATAGCCGAACAGTTTCGCTCTCGAAGCACGTCCGGGTTGTCGCTTGGGATTTATTGGCGCGTACGGAAATGGTGCGAACGTGCAAGAGACAGAGCAATTGTGTTCCATAAGCACTCACCAAATCCTCTGTTGCTCGAAATGGAGCACAGAAATTCCCGAAATGCGGTGGTTGGGCAAAAAGTTCAAGTTGATGGGTTTGGAGAAAATATGCAAACTGGTGCCTCTAAGTTACAGCTTTCTATGGCGCtaaaaagcaataaaaacaaGGCTTTCACAGGTGTGGAAGCGAATGCGAGAATGAAATCAATACGCGATGCGGAGAATTTTACAGAAAACGATGTTTTCCAGTCTTTGACCTATACTGCGAACGAAGATGTCGCTGCCATTGCGGTGAATAGTGCTATTTCGAACGAATCCGCTGCGGAAATTGCTAATATCACTAAAAAAAGACTCATCAGCGCGAACTGCTCGCTTCCCATTGTTCACAAAATTGCACATCACCATGGAGAAACTTCGGACCCAGAAACCTCCGTAAACGAAAAATTGCAAATTAAGAAAGAAAGTCAAACGAAACCCACAGCCTTGTCGAAGAATCACTACAAGGCGTACAGGTGGAAAGAGGCGGATGTTTCGAACAAGGAAGTTCAAAGCGAAGTGGCTTGTTTTTGTCAAGAACACAAAGAGAACAATGAAAAACGTCCGCAGCCTATCGAAAAGATTAACGACCTGCCATTGATCAAGACAAACACCAGTTTGGTTGGTGCAAACAAAAGCGACAAGATGCCAAATATTCAAATTCGCGATGATTGCGGTGAAACCAGAACTCCTGAAGAAAGGAAGCGTGACTTTTTTGTCACACAAAAGGCTGCGGTCAACTTAGAAAGTCGACGCAACAAGACCGAAATAAGTGATACCAAAGAATTTGATACCAACAAGGAATTAGAAAAAATACCACTGATAAATCCAGTCAATGCAAGTTCGAATTATTCGAGATCCGATGACCCTCACTTTAAGTTAAAATCCGCCAAAAGTTCAAAAAGCGATGGAGAACTAATTAAACACCGAAGAAGTCGTTCTTTGTCCTCAACGAGGCACCGTCCGAGCTCTAATTTAACTGGGCGCCGCAGGGCTTCGTCTAACGAAGAACTGAGCCTGCAGTTCATGCGCATGTTTAATAGAGTCACTGGACACGACTTGCGCGAGGCTGCTAAGGAGAGCATGGATGTTGCGATGACTTTTCGAAAAAAGCGCTGGCTTCAACGGGTTAATATGGCGATTGAGTTTAATAATAACACTTTTATTAGACAGCTCGAAAGCTATAGAAGCAAACGCAAAGAATCACATGCCTCATAA